The following are encoded together in the Rhabdothermincola salaria genome:
- a CDS encoding MFS transporter, whose translation MSVVEPTAARSGEGGWRELATAAFVVVICAQAASGMVQGAAPMALPAISADLGASSSAIQWYASLFPLGFALVLILAGRVGDLFGTRRLLLLGYGAVVAALVLSAVAPTTPVLLVARLLQGVATGVMAPQLSATIQRLFQGHGRTRAFAVFLMATGGSFMLGQLVTGALITSDLMGLSWRWAYLPSIPFALATLVAAWRVLPRTFRGTAGRLDLVGAAALGITAFLLMFPAIQGRNAGWPLWLVVMLGSSVPAFLAFLAYERRVIDRGGDPLVNPTLFAISSFRVGNLITVAVSLITYAVPIYMILTIQSGFGRTPFEAALLTAPMPFANMFGALLAAPLVRRLGRGAVAVGGLLTGLSSILVLVATAGSPDTVEATHLLPGIALLGFASGISIASTMSIVLHEVPPAYAGAAAGVQSTSLQLAGAVGIAFFGMVFYGAIAESTDKAAYLTAITDVQWIAVGLALLQTMAVVFLPRHRPQPLDPAVPLDATA comes from the coding sequence ATGTCCGTCGTGGAGCCGACGGCGGCCCGATCCGGCGAGGGCGGCTGGCGGGAGCTGGCGACGGCGGCGTTCGTCGTCGTGATCTGCGCCCAGGCCGCCTCGGGCATGGTGCAGGGCGCGGCGCCGATGGCGCTACCGGCCATCAGCGCCGACCTCGGGGCCTCCAGCAGCGCCATCCAGTGGTACGCCTCGCTGTTCCCCCTCGGCTTCGCTCTCGTCTTGATCCTCGCCGGACGCGTGGGAGACCTCTTCGGGACCCGACGGCTGTTGCTGCTCGGCTACGGCGCCGTGGTGGCCGCCCTGGTGCTCAGCGCGGTGGCGCCGACCACCCCCGTCCTGCTCGTGGCCCGACTCCTGCAGGGCGTGGCCACCGGGGTCATGGCCCCGCAGCTGTCGGCCACGATCCAGCGCCTGTTCCAGGGCCACGGCCGCACCCGGGCCTTCGCCGTGTTCTTGATGGCCACCGGTGGTTCGTTCATGCTCGGCCAGCTGGTCACCGGTGCCCTCATCACGTCGGACCTCATGGGCCTGAGCTGGCGCTGGGCCTACCTCCCGTCCATCCCCTTCGCCCTGGCGACGCTCGTCGCCGCCTGGCGCGTGCTGCCCCGCACCTTCCGGGGCACCGCCGGGCGTCTCGACCTCGTGGGCGCCGCCGCGCTGGGCATCACCGCCTTCTTGTTGATGTTCCCGGCCATCCAGGGTCGCAACGCCGGATGGCCGCTGTGGCTCGTCGTGATGTTGGGGTCGTCCGTCCCCGCCTTCCTCGCCTTCCTCGCCTACGAACGGCGGGTGATCGACCGGGGCGGGGATCCGCTGGTGAACCCGACGCTGTTCGCCATCTCGTCGTTCCGGGTCGGGAACCTCATCACCGTCGCCGTCAGCCTGATCACCTACGCGGTGCCGATCTACATGATCCTGACCATCCAGTCCGGCTTCGGGCGCACGCCGTTCGAGGCGGCGCTGCTCACCGCTCCCATGCCCTTCGCCAACATGTTCGGTGCGCTGCTCGCCGCTCCACTGGTTCGCCGCCTGGGCCGAGGCGCCGTCGCCGTGGGCGGGCTGCTGACCGGCCTGTCGTCGATCCTGGTCCTGGTGGCCACCGCCGGGTCCCCCGACACGGTCGAGGCCACCCACCTCCTCCCGGGCATCGCCCTGCTCGGCTTCGCCTCGGGCATCTCGATCGCGTCGACCATGAGCATCGTGCTCCACGAGGTGCCCCCGGCCTACGCCGGGGCGGCGGCCGGGGTGCAGTCCACCAGCCTCCAGCTCGCCGGTGCGGTGGGCATCGCCTTCTTCGGCATGGTCTTCTACGGCGCGATCGCCGAGTCCACCGACAAGGCGGCCTACCTCACCGCCATCACCGACGTGCAGTGGATCGCCGTCGGTCTGGCCCTGCTGCAGACCATGGCGGTCGTGTTCCTGCCTCGCCACCGACCTCAGCCACTCGATCCCGCCGTTCCCCTCGACGCAACGGCATGA